A single window of Nocardia sp. NBC_01327 DNA harbors:
- the smpB gene encoding SsrA-binding protein SmpB — MKEKGRKAIATNRKARHNYSILDVYEAGIALVGTEVKSLREGKASMVDAYATIDDGEVWLRGLHVPEFSHGTWTNHSPRRTRKLLLHRKEIDKLTGKIKESSLTLVPLSMYFADGKVKVELALAKGKQDYDKRQDLAKRDAEREVVREVGRRIKGMRG; from the coding sequence ATGAAGGAGAAGGGGCGCAAGGCCATCGCGACCAACCGCAAGGCGCGGCACAACTACTCGATTCTCGACGTCTACGAGGCGGGGATCGCGCTGGTCGGTACCGAGGTCAAGAGCCTGCGTGAGGGTAAGGCGTCGATGGTGGACGCGTACGCCACCATCGATGACGGTGAGGTGTGGTTGCGCGGTCTGCATGTGCCCGAGTTCTCGCACGGGACGTGGACCAATCACTCGCCGCGGCGCACCCGCAAGCTACTGCTGCACCGCAAGGAGATCGACAAGCTGACCGGCAAGATCAAGGAGTCCAGCCTGACGCTGGTTCCGCTGTCGATGTACTTCGCCGACGGCAAGGTCAAGGTCGAGCTGGCTCTCGCCAAGGGTAAGCAGGACTACGACAAGCGCCAGGATCTGGCCAAGCGGGATGCCGAGCGTGAGGTCGTGCGTGAGGTCGGGCGGCGGATCAAGGGCATGCGCGGCTGA
- the recQ gene encoding DNA helicase RecQ: MSAPEVETVIGSTSVEDAGSDAAHRILRKTFGYDSFRGPQREIVEQVISGGDALVLMPTGGGKSLCYQIPALVRPGVGVVVSPLIALMQDQVDALNAVGVRAGFLNSTQFPDERRAVEAQFVSGELDLLYLAPERLRLESTAQLLDRGKISVFAIDEAHCVSQWGHDFRPDYLALSMLHERWPDVPRIALTATATGATRKEIAERLDLTGAKHFVASFDRPNIQYRIEGKNRPEQQLLAFIQNEHAGDAGIVYCLSRNSVEKTAAFLSANGVQAVPYHAGLDNRIRATNQSRFLREDGLVVVATIAFGMGIDKPDVRFVAHLDLPKSVEGYYQETGRAGRDGQSSTAWMVYGLSDVVQQRKMIDSSDGDAAHRRQLQLHLDAMLALCETVECRRTQLLGYFGQPGEACGNCDTCLNAPESWDGTVPAQKVLSTILRLKRERGQSFGAGHIVDILIGKRNPKVEQHAHHELKVFGIGTELRDIEWRGVIRQLLAKGFLAVHGDYGVLTLTDSSNEVLFDGREVKLRREPERTKPARAPKAAKGSRPAADLAPGDADLFERLRAWRAATAKETGVPAYVVFHDATLRDIAARKPASLADLGTISGIGEAKRAKYGDGVLEVVAGSPAQSGAAAPAPAGAEVPERKFAAAAQPSARTAAAAPSSSAKAPRTTKAPATRAAQPTPPPSAAPAFDDVPWPDDEPYPDDLPPDFG; encoded by the coding sequence GTGAGCGCACCGGAGGTCGAGACCGTCATTGGCAGTACGTCCGTGGAGGACGCCGGAAGTGATGCGGCGCACCGGATTCTGCGAAAGACCTTCGGTTACGACAGTTTTCGCGGGCCGCAGCGGGAGATCGTCGAACAGGTGATCTCCGGCGGCGACGCACTGGTGCTCATGCCGACCGGTGGCGGTAAGTCGCTGTGCTATCAGATCCCCGCGCTGGTGCGGCCGGGTGTGGGTGTGGTGGTGTCGCCGCTCATCGCGCTCATGCAGGACCAGGTCGACGCGTTGAACGCCGTGGGGGTGCGGGCCGGATTCCTCAACTCCACGCAGTTCCCGGATGAGCGGCGTGCCGTCGAGGCGCAGTTCGTCTCGGGGGAGCTGGATCTGCTCTATCTCGCACCCGAGCGATTGCGGCTCGAATCCACGGCGCAGCTGCTCGATCGCGGCAAGATCTCGGTGTTCGCCATCGATGAGGCGCACTGTGTTTCGCAGTGGGGCCACGATTTCCGGCCGGACTATCTCGCGCTGTCGATGCTGCACGAGCGCTGGCCGGATGTGCCGCGCATCGCGCTCACCGCCACAGCTACCGGGGCCACCCGCAAGGAGATCGCCGAGCGGCTGGATCTGACGGGCGCCAAGCATTTTGTCGCCAGCTTCGATCGGCCCAATATCCAGTACCGCATCGAGGGCAAGAATCGGCCGGAGCAGCAGCTGCTGGCGTTCATCCAGAACGAGCATGCCGGTGATGCGGGCATCGTCTACTGCCTCTCGCGCAATTCGGTGGAGAAGACGGCCGCCTTCCTGAGCGCCAACGGGGTGCAGGCCGTGCCGTATCACGCGGGTCTGGACAATCGGATTCGCGCGACGAACCAGTCGCGGTTCCTGCGTGAGGACGGCCTTGTCGTGGTCGCCACCATTGCCTTCGGCATGGGTATCGACAAACCGGATGTGCGATTCGTGGCGCACCTGGATCTGCCGAAATCGGTGGAGGGGTACTACCAGGAGACCGGTCGCGCCGGACGTGACGGGCAGTCGTCCACGGCATGGATGGTCTACGGCCTGAGTGACGTTGTGCAGCAGCGCAAGATGATCGATTCCTCCGATGGTGATGCCGCGCACCGCCGTCAGCTGCAACTGCACCTGGATGCCATGCTCGCGCTCTGCGAGACGGTGGAATGCCGGCGCACCCAGCTGCTGGGCTACTTCGGTCAGCCCGGTGAAGCCTGCGGCAATTGCGATACCTGCCTCAATGCGCCCGAATCGTGGGACGGCACCGTGCCCGCGCAGAAGGTGCTCTCCACCATCCTGCGGCTGAAACGTGAACGCGGACAGAGCTTCGGCGCGGGTCATATCGTCGACATCCTCATCGGCAAGCGCAATCCCAAGGTGGAGCAGCACGCCCACCACGAGCTCAAGGTCTTCGGCATCGGCACCGAACTGCGCGATATCGAATGGCGCGGTGTGATCCGCCAGCTGCTGGCGAAGGGTTTTCTCGCCGTGCACGGCGACTACGGCGTGCTCACCCTCACCGATTCCTCCAATGAGGTGCTGTTCGACGGCCGTGAGGTCAAACTCCGCCGCGAACCCGAACGCACCAAGCCCGCGCGAGCGCCCAAGGCCGCCAAGGGTTCCCGCCCCGCCGCCGACCTGGCGCCCGGTGACGCCGACCTCTTCGAGCGGCTGCGCGCCTGGCGCGCCGCCACCGCGAAGGAGACCGGCGTCCCCGCCTACGTCGTCTTCCACGACGCCACCCTGCGCGATATCGCCGCCCGCAAACCGGCGTCACTGGCCGACCTCGGCACCATCTCCGGCATCGGTGAAGCCAAGCGCGCCAAATACGGGGACGGCGTCCTGGAGGTCGTCGCCGGAAGTCCGGCGCAGTCCGGCGCCGCGGCACCTGCCCCAGCGGGTGCCGAAGTCCCAGAACGGAAGTTTGCCGCAGCCGCGCAGCCGTCCGCCCGGACCGCTGCCGCTGCGCCGAGCTCATCCGCGAAAGCGCCGCGCACGACCAAAGCGCCGGCTACCCGGGCAGCGCAGCCCACCCCGCCTCCCAGTGCGGCCCCGGCGTTCGACGATGTGCCCTGGCCCGACGACGAGCCCTACCCGGACGATCTGCCGCCCGATTTCGGATAA
- a CDS encoding ArnT family glycosyltransferase yields MAAVVAVRTEPENIPDAHPRFAFRGVALMAVVSAIVLTVTAARYDFFGDELYFLSAGRRLDYTYADQGVVVPLFARIADLLAPGSVTALRFPAVVMGVGAIVVAALIAYELRGNRRVQLLAAGTYATSSLLATQVALSTFSFDATLTAVITWLLIRWVRTRQDWLLIAAGLVAALDMQVKWMIPLVWGCLGLAVILCGPREMLRRPALWVATGILASSLIPILYWQSQHNWPQLAMGTIIGAEQDATGYGPIGFIPQWIGLAGFLGALLIAVAFWGVVKVESLRPYRFIVVALVIMIVLVMLTHGRPYYPTGFFPAVFALGAVGLWQYDRKRWMNLVVLSAAALTVLTFVAALTVLPLPSSWRTPPKNAIELGIRSAFFGTTNWADMVSAVDGAYDTLPPAEKAHAVIVAQGYWQAGAVEEFGRPHNLPATYSPSRGFGFFGPPPDSATSVIYVGLNTAEPELRTRFDQVQRVAEVDDPEGIPGIDRMVAVWKCQGPKQSWSTMWDSMTTLYFDLGLWRDPRATTRPTH; encoded by the coding sequence ATGGCAGCGGTCGTTGCGGTTCGCACCGAACCGGAAAATATTCCCGATGCGCATCCGCGGTTCGCTTTCCGCGGTGTCGCCCTGATGGCGGTGGTCTCCGCGATTGTGCTGACGGTGACGGCGGCACGGTACGACTTCTTCGGCGACGAACTCTATTTCCTGTCCGCCGGACGGCGACTGGACTACACCTACGCGGATCAGGGCGTGGTGGTGCCGCTGTTCGCCCGGATCGCGGACCTGCTCGCGCCGGGATCGGTTACGGCACTGCGGTTTCCGGCTGTCGTCATGGGTGTGGGCGCCATTGTGGTGGCGGCGCTGATCGCCTACGAACTGCGGGGCAACCGCCGCGTCCAACTGCTCGCCGCGGGCACCTATGCGACGTCCTCGCTGCTGGCGACCCAGGTTGCGTTGAGTACGTTCTCCTTCGACGCCACGCTGACAGCGGTGATCACCTGGCTGCTCATCCGCTGGGTTCGTACCCGCCAGGACTGGCTGCTCATTGCGGCGGGACTGGTTGCCGCCCTGGATATGCAGGTGAAGTGGATGATTCCGCTCGTCTGGGGGTGCCTGGGCCTGGCCGTCATCCTGTGCGGGCCGCGGGAAATGCTGCGTCGCCCCGCACTGTGGGTGGCGACGGGCATTCTCGCCTCGTCTCTGATCCCGATTCTCTACTGGCAGTCGCAGCACAATTGGCCACAGCTGGCCATGGGCACGATCATCGGCGCGGAGCAGGATGCGACGGGTTACGGCCCGATCGGATTCATTCCGCAGTGGATCGGTTTGGCGGGCTTCCTCGGAGCATTGCTGATCGCGGTCGCATTCTGGGGCGTGGTCAAGGTGGAGTCGCTGCGGCCGTATCGCTTCATCGTGGTCGCACTGGTGATCATGATCGTGCTGGTCATGCTCACTCACGGCCGGCCCTACTATCCGACGGGATTCTTTCCCGCCGTCTTCGCCCTCGGCGCGGTCGGCCTGTGGCAGTACGACCGGAAACGGTGGATGAACCTGGTGGTGCTCTCGGCCGCCGCGCTCACGGTGCTGACATTCGTCGCCGCGCTCACCGTCCTGCCGCTGCCTTCCAGCTGGCGGACCCCGCCCAAGAACGCCATCGAACTCGGCATCCGGTCGGCGTTTTTCGGGACCACCAATTGGGCGGATATGGTTTCCGCCGTCGACGGCGCCTACGACACGCTGCCGCCGGCGGAAAAGGCGCACGCTGTCATTGTCGCCCAAGGCTATTGGCAGGCGGGCGCCGTCGAGGAGTTCGGCCGCCCGCACAATCTGCCGGCCACGTACAGTCCGAGTCGTGGCTTCGGATTCTTCGGCCCGCCACCGGATTCGGCGACCTCGGTGATCTACGTCGGGTTGAACACCGCCGAGCCCGAACTGCGCACCCGGTTCGATCAGGTGCAGCGGGTGGCGGAAGTCGACGATCCCGAGGGCATCCCCGGCATCGACCGCATGGTCGCCGTCTGGAAATGCCAAGGGCCGAAACAGTCCTGGTCGACCATGTGGGATTCGATGACCACGCTGTACTTCGATCTGGGTCTGTGGCGCGACCCCCGGGCCACCACTCGGCCCACGCACTGA
- a CDS encoding mechanosensitive ion channel family protein gives MSSILAAGTGADFGNWFRSSGLEIVLLIVGAMLFSRAATFVRDRITRRIDTSFRSSDSLVRSEAAKHRHALAQVITWVVLSIVYFLVALEVLRRLGFQLGGLVAPAAVLGAAIGFGAQRIVQDLLAGFFLITERQYGFGDVVRIAVNGSSGDAEGTVEDVTLRVTTLRSVDGEVITVPNGQIVKVTNLSKDWARAAIDVPVPATADINKVNEILREVGAKAFADRKLKALLLDEPSVMGVEDLTVNQMNIKMVARTLPGKQFEVGRELRVRVAAALRREGLSENT, from the coding sequence ATGAGTTCGATTCTCGCCGCAGGCACCGGAGCCGATTTCGGAAACTGGTTCCGGTCCAGCGGTCTCGAGATCGTGCTGCTGATCGTCGGCGCGATGTTGTTTTCTCGCGCAGCGACTTTCGTGCGCGACCGAATCACCCGCAGGATCGACACCTCCTTCCGCAGCAGCGATTCGCTGGTGCGGTCGGAGGCGGCCAAGCATCGACATGCGCTGGCGCAGGTCATCACCTGGGTCGTGCTGTCCATCGTGTACTTCCTGGTGGCTTTGGAAGTATTGCGGCGCTTGGGTTTCCAGCTCGGCGGATTGGTCGCTCCGGCAGCGGTTCTCGGCGCCGCGATCGGTTTCGGCGCCCAGCGCATCGTGCAGGATCTGCTCGCCGGATTCTTCCTGATCACCGAAAGGCAGTACGGCTTCGGCGATGTGGTGAGGATCGCAGTCAATGGATCGAGCGGCGACGCCGAGGGTACCGTCGAGGACGTCACGTTGCGCGTCACCACATTGCGCAGCGTCGACGGTGAAGTCATCACGGTGCCGAACGGTCAGATCGTGAAAGTGACCAACCTGTCGAAGGATTGGGCGCGCGCCGCCATCGACGTGCCCGTACCCGCAACCGCCGACATCAACAAGGTCAATGAAATCCTGCGTGAGGTGGGCGCGAAGGCGTTCGCCGATCGCAAGCTCAAGGCGCTGCTGCTCGATGAGCCCAGCGTGATGGGTGTGGAAGATCTCACCGTCAACCAGATGAATATCAAGATGGTGGCCCGGACATTGCCGGGCAAACAGTTCGAAGTCGGGCGTGAGCTGCGGGTGCGAGTTGCCGCGGCGCTACGTCGGGAGGGTCTGAGTGAAAACACGTAA
- the ftsX gene encoding permease-like cell division protein FtsX, protein MRLGFLFGEVFTGLRRNITMTIAMILTTAVSLTMLGGGLLAVRMSNKIEDYYVQRVEIRLYLDDQVSKTDLDCTQDPCKSLMADLKDHADVASVQFVNSQDAVKEVKETTFKDQPGLADEVSKDGLPASFRVKLSDVTQYRSIYDDFAKRPGVMTVLNDMDIVDRLVSFFVGLRNAAFGLAALQALAALLLIANMVQVAALARKTEVGIMRLVGATRWYTQLPFLLEAVLAALVGSALAIGGLFVAQPLVINRALGSLFNDQVLPRITGDDIATVALIVTPIGIGFAALTAYAALRYYVRE, encoded by the coding sequence ATGCGTCTCGGATTCCTTTTCGGTGAGGTTTTCACCGGCCTGCGCCGCAATATCACCATGACCATCGCCATGATCCTGACCACCGCGGTCTCGCTGACCATGCTGGGCGGCGGACTGCTGGCGGTGCGCATGTCGAACAAGATCGAGGACTACTACGTCCAGCGGGTCGAGATCCGGCTGTATCTCGATGATCAGGTCTCGAAGACGGATCTCGACTGCACGCAGGATCCGTGCAAATCGCTCATGGCTGATCTGAAGGACCACGCGGATGTGGCGAGCGTGCAGTTCGTCAACAGTCAGGATGCGGTGAAGGAGGTCAAGGAGACCACCTTCAAGGATCAGCCCGGTCTCGCCGATGAGGTGAGCAAGGACGGACTGCCGGCTTCCTTCCGGGTGAAGCTGAGCGATGTGACCCAGTACCGGTCCATCTACGACGATTTCGCCAAGCGGCCGGGTGTCATGACGGTGCTCAATGACATGGACATCGTGGACCGGCTGGTGAGTTTCTTTGTCGGACTGCGCAATGCGGCCTTCGGCCTGGCCGCGCTGCAGGCGCTGGCGGCACTGCTGTTGATCGCCAATATGGTTCAGGTCGCCGCGCTCGCCCGCAAGACCGAGGTCGGTATCATGCGACTGGTCGGCGCGACGCGGTGGTACACGCAGCTGCCCTTCCTGCTGGAGGCGGTGCTGGCGGCGCTGGTCGGTTCGGCGCTCGCCATCGGCGGGCTGTTCGTGGCGCAGCCGCTGGTGATCAACCGGGCGCTGGGCAGTCTGTTCAATGATCAGGTGCTGCCGCGCATCACCGGTGACGACATCGCGACGGTGGCATTGATCGTCACCCCGATCGGCATCGGTTTCGCCGCGCTCACCGCGTACGCCGCGCTGCGGTACTACGTGCGAGAGTGA
- the ftsE gene encoding cell division ATP-binding protein FtsE produces the protein MIVLRNVTKSYKTSTRPALDNVSVDIGKGEFVFVIGPSGSGKSTFMRLLLKDEKPTTGEVWVADFRVDRLSARKVPKLRQRMGCVFQDFRLLQQKSVYQNVAFALEVIGKSRTFIHRAVPEALDMVGLSGKSDRLPSELSGGEQQRVALARAFVNRPLVLLADEPTGNLDPETSADIMTLLERINRTGTTVVMATHDNTIVDAMRRRVVELDRGRVVRDDEMGVYGVGR, from the coding sequence GTGATAGTGCTCCGGAACGTCACCAAGTCCTATAAGACTTCGACGCGACCCGCCCTCGACAACGTCTCCGTCGACATCGGAAAAGGCGAGTTCGTCTTTGTGATCGGACCCTCGGGTTCCGGTAAGTCGACTTTCATGCGCCTGCTGCTCAAGGACGAGAAGCCCACCACGGGTGAGGTCTGGGTGGCGGATTTCCGGGTGGACAGGCTATCCGCGCGCAAAGTTCCGAAGCTACGGCAGCGCATGGGCTGTGTCTTCCAGGATTTCCGGCTGCTGCAGCAGAAGTCCGTCTACCAGAACGTCGCCTTCGCGCTGGAGGTGATCGGCAAATCGCGCACCTTCATTCATCGGGCGGTGCCCGAGGCGCTCGATATGGTCGGGCTCTCCGGCAAATCCGACCGGCTGCCCAGTGAACTCTCCGGTGGTGAACAGCAGCGGGTGGCCCTGGCCCGTGCGTTCGTGAACCGGCCGCTGGTACTGCTCGCCGATGAGCCGACCGGCAATCTCGATCCGGAAACCAGCGCGGACATCATGACGCTGCTCGAACGCATCAACCGGACCGGCACCACGGTGGTCATGGCCACGCACGACAACACCATCGTCGACGCCATGCGGCGGCGCGTGGTGGAACTGGATCGCGGCCGTGTGGTGCGCGACGACGAGATGGGCGTCTACGGGGTGGGCCGGTAA
- the prfB gene encoding peptide chain release factor 2, translating to MHPDVSADLAELDSTLKTVESVLDIDELIRRIDELEHQAADPDLWNDQDHAQAVTSELSHAQSELRRVQELRQRLEDLPVLYELAEDEEGDARASALADADAERSALHGDVEALEVRTLLSGQYDKREALVNIRSGAGGVDAADWAQMLMRMYVRWAERHKYPVEIYDTSYAEEAGIKSATFAVKSPYAYGTLSVEMGTHRLVRISPFDNQGRRQTSFAEVEVLPVVETTDHIEIPDGEIRVDVYRSSGPGGQSVNTTDSAVRLTHIPTGIVVTCQNEKSQLQNKISAMRVLQAKLLERKRQEERATMDALKTNEGASWGNQMRSYVLHPYQMVKDLRTNYEVNNPSAVLDGDIDAFIESGIRWRMREQSTTQG from the coding sequence TATCGACGAGCTGATTCGGCGGATCGACGAGCTGGAACACCAGGCTGCGGACCCGGACCTGTGGAACGACCAGGACCATGCGCAGGCCGTCACCAGCGAACTCTCGCACGCCCAGAGCGAATTGCGGCGGGTCCAGGAGCTGCGGCAGCGGCTCGAAGACCTGCCTGTGCTCTACGAGCTGGCCGAGGACGAGGAGGGTGACGCTCGCGCGTCCGCCCTCGCCGACGCCGATGCCGAACGATCCGCTCTGCACGGCGATGTGGAGGCGCTGGAGGTTCGGACGCTGCTGTCGGGGCAATACGACAAGCGTGAAGCTCTGGTCAATATTCGCTCGGGCGCCGGTGGCGTCGACGCCGCCGACTGGGCGCAGATGCTGATGCGCATGTATGTGCGCTGGGCCGAGCGGCACAAGTACCCGGTCGAAATCTACGACACCTCCTATGCGGAGGAGGCGGGCATCAAATCCGCAACCTTCGCCGTCAAGTCGCCTTACGCCTACGGCACGCTGTCGGTGGAGATGGGCACGCACCGGCTGGTGCGCATCAGCCCGTTCGACAATCAGGGCCGTCGCCAGACCTCGTTCGCTGAGGTCGAGGTGCTGCCCGTGGTCGAGACCACCGACCACATCGAGATTCCGGACGGTGAGATCCGCGTCGACGTGTATCGCTCCTCCGGTCCCGGTGGCCAGTCCGTCAACACCACCGACTCGGCGGTGCGCCTGACGCACATTCCGACCGGCATCGTCGTCACCTGTCAGAACGAGAAATCGCAGCTGCAGAACAAGATTTCGGCCATGCGCGTGCTGCAGGCCAAACTGCTCGAGCGCAAGCGGCAGGAGGAGCGCGCCACCATGGACGCGCTCAAGACCAACGAGGGCGCGTCCTGGGGCAACCAGATGCGCTCCTACGTCCTGCACCCGTACCAGATGGTCAAGGATCTGCGGACCAACTACGAGGTCAACAATCCCTCCGCCGTGCTCGACGGTGACATCGACGCCTTCATCGAATCCGGCATCCGCTGGCGTATGCGGGAGCAGTCGACTACCCAGGGGTAA